TCATTTTTTCTAACTTCATGTTTATACATCTTGGCCGTCAACTATTCTGACTATCTTTTGTATACTTTGATATGTACAAAGCACTGTCTGATGAAAAAagacataataataattaaaaaaagacataaatcaataataatgataaaatacaTGTTTGACTTTCTGAATCAAATGTGGGATAATAATGGTGCACTTGGGCACTGTTTTGGTGTGTAATTATACGCCATacatgaaacatgaacactgaaatgCACAAGTGCATCATCTGAGACACAACAAAAGACTTAAGATAATGCACTTGTATTATGGAGCTTGAGGGTTTCACCCTTTAGATAGAAAAATCTATCAGTTCTGACATGATGTTTAAGGTGCACTGTCTAAGATTTTTATTGGTtagttgcctttttcatgaatacttaccaccaacatcaaattctaagtattaattctGACTGGGAaaatacatacatgaaaagggggatcttctccatggtccgccattttgaatttcccgaaatatatttttttagctgcaagacttactgtactttggttaaactagtaaatattggtttattatttagtaaatattcatgaaaagatcaaaattggcaacatgcagcgcagtttcaatgagcagcatagttgcagtacccattctggccacatcatacacagtgcacctttaaggaatcTGGAGTTAAATCTTTGTCATGTGATGGCAGTTGTAGTCGTCATATCGACCTCCAGCAATGTAaagggtcaaatttaaaggtaTACATttacctttggctaaggcccgccctagaATGTTGATTGACTAATCACAACGCAGCAAGGGTCTGACAGAGCCATGGAGGTAAGAGTTAGACTAATCCCACTGACCTCCATGttgcatttttaacaaaacgaTGGCAACTAATCAAGCCTTTAACACACAGATCCATTGACATACTTCCAAAACAGCTCCAGGAAGTGAGTCAGAAAGTGTggcaaaggtaaatgtaattcatttaaaCTCATGTTTACATCCTCTTTGTTTGTTCTGTATTAGCTCTGTGTAGTCTAACAAATAGAAAGGCGCTGCCTTGAATTATCTGAATCTACCGGTATGTGAATCATGTCATCAACTGACCTCCTGTACCCtgattgtcacaactctgaattccatatCTCTAGTCCAACATTTATACCCTTGCTGCACTGTGATTGTTTAATCAACATTCTAGGGTGAGCCTTAGTCAAAATAAATTGCAGAGGTAGTTGTGGTGAAATGTCTCCAGAGACTAAAGGCATATTCAACCACTGCAACGTTTAGTTGCCGTTTCCTGATTTATTTCTTCAGCCAAAACATAGCAAAATGTCCTGCAAAAGACATTTGGGTATGCTTGCTACCATTTTGTAGGCATGGTCAACTAATTATCTACCCGCAATCTTGTCTTAGCTGAAATAGGCTGTGAAGACAACAGAATGTcaacccacccccctccccctgggGCACATACCATGTATTCCTTCAGCAACTTTCCAGGGTCTTCTTTGAAGTAGGTGCAAAGTCCCTTCAGGATGCATTCGCGTCTGACATTTATGTCACTGTCCTATAGGCAGAATAAAGATACATGAGTATTGATTTTCACTTAAAATTGCAGAGGTCTCCTGTGAAAACACGAATTGGCGCAAGGACATCTACATCACCCCCTTCCTCTGCAAAGCTCTGCATGCATCGTGACAGATAACACTTACCGAGAACAGACACAACCTGTTCAGCCTTTTGGACACTTTATTTCAGAACAAAATTAAATacacttttttttcaaaaggtgCACCgtttttaccaccaccaccaatttctaagtattcattatgactggaaaatggtacttttcatacatgaaggggGGAgaccatcttacacggtgcacctttaaaagaaaCGAAAACAGTAAAACTATGCATCAAGATTCAAATTCATCATTCTTTGTACATTATACCTGGGATATGGGTAACATTATTCTCCTGAGGCTTTGTCCAACACTCCCCCCTTTCCTGCTGAACGCCTTCATCAGATTTGGAGAATAAGCATCCAGGTTGAAGAAGAACTTGGACTCCAAGTTGACTGTTGTAATTCTTCTGAACTCAGCACAAACCTGTAAAcataaagcacaaaaacacaaacacaaacttcatttaactcattttctttttttcaaggcACAAATACTATGTCccacaagaaacaaacaaaaataattatCTCAAACCACATTAGGTAGTAGCACTTCCCCTGTTCAGAGCCATTCTTTTATGCCTTTGCCTTCCttttattgctgtttttttttaaattattgggCGTCTGGGTGTTCAGAAAGTCATGtacaaataaaacatataaatcattTTAATTAATTTCATTATTAACACTTACCTCACGAACAGTGAAGAGTGCCGGCCATCTTGTCTTGAATTCAGCAATCAGTGGTTCCTGCATGACTTCTTGTCTTCTCAAGGAAAAGGTCTGATCCATCAACTGAGTCACGTGACTTTCATTGTTTCTCTTGTCGACTTCAGACAGAAGTGCCACTCTTTTGGATTCTTGTGTGTCCATTGTCTCCCCAGAAGGAAGAGCCGGGCAGAAGTTTACCTCCGCTTTACGGGCTTTCTTAACTCCAGAGGCAGGACTGCTTCCTACGCGTTTGTTGGTCTGGGCATTCACAGCAACTTCTGGATGTCCCAGCCGACGTAGCCTCGTTCTGTAATTTCCTATCTTCCACCTTAAGCTTGTCTTCCATCCTTCATACCCAGTCTTTGATCCCGGCTCTTTGAGGCAAGGATGTGTGGTGACAAGTGCTTCAGCAATTTCACCGAGCTCTGTATCAGAAGGATAGACTTTGTACTTCATTATTTCCTCCATTAAACCATTAAGAATGGAAGATTTCAGTTTGGTGCCAGGGTCCAACAAAGTCCCATCATCTTTGAGGGCTGCATTCGCCTTCTCAAGCTCTAGTTCTGCATCGTAAGGGAAGCGTGGCACTTTAAAGATGAGAGGCCATGCAGAGGACCTTGAGGAGCTGGCCTCGGGAGAAGATAGTATGTCAGTGTCACATGATGCAATGGACGGTGACGTGGAAAGGCTTGAGCTTGATGGGTAAGGAGATGGAAACGGTGGTGGTGGACAGCTAGAATGTGGTGAAGGTGGTGTGGAGTCATCAAGGTGGTTTCCGGCAATTATGATGAATGGTTGGTGGATGACTTTAATGGTGCTTTTGTCTTCTATTTCAGAAGTTGAAGTCAAATTGTTGAACTCATTGCCAAACTCCTGATCCATAAATTGTAGTCTAATGTCACCCTCTAGTTCCAATTGGTTCTTGATGTGAGGTATTAGGTCATCAACAGACTCTGGTATGCCATTGGGGAGAGTCAATCTTGTAGAGTCATTTTCACCCAAGATAACTCTGAGCATCACAGGAGCAGCCATAGCTTAACTATGAATGAAGAAGAACACATGTCAGAAgtagaaaacaaaaacatttcaaatCATCCCTGGCCGTTTAGACATATTGGACCTTGATGTAAACTGTGACTACACTAAGTGTCCTTGGCTTTTTTTAAACGCTACCATATTTTGCTCCTTACAAAATTACATATCTTTTCAGTGTCACCATTCTAACTGCTCCAACAAAATAATCTGCCAAAGGGTAAACATCTGCCAATTCCTCAATTCCCACCAAAATAGTTTCTATGGTTGGACACGGACTTAATTCAAATGATCGGAAGTGTTCCCTGTACCACCCAGAGTGTCTTTTCAGCATGAAACACAGCGTGTTCTGTACAACACAAATATGAATAATCTCTCCAAAGTCAGGGAGACCACTCGTTGACCCATGCACCAAAATCATGCCATTCCTGTATGTTACACCTTTGTATGATACACATTTAGTGAGATCAATATTAGAAGCACTGGGGAATTTCTGTTGAACAAGCAGAGCCATTTCCTGTTTCAAAACATCCACTGGAACTTTTGACGCCTTTGTAATTTCAAGACCATCCTTTTCATAACTGGAGGAATTCAAATGATAGGACATCATTAACTGATGCTTAGTAGCTAAGGACAGAGGGACATTTTTGAAGCAGTTAGTGTATCGAATAACCTGCTTGAAAAAGCTATGCTTAGCTTCAAATCGGAGGGTCCAGTGACCCACAAGAGGACCAAACGCCCTGATCAGTTGTGGATAATGCTCCAAATAGTGATGCTTTGGTAGCAGTGGTACATCAGGGAAAAGATCTTGATATTTATGTCTGTGGTCTGAAATTTTGAACTCAAGGTAGGCAATtgactcatctgtgtgtgttggggcgacCACCAGCTCCACAATATCTTTTAGGTCCATCAATAACTGCCACGCCATTTCCTCCTCAGGGACTAAATGCCCAATTATGAAAGGGAGACTTCTTAGCAGTGCCCAGTTTTCATGGCAGTTGCCACCTATCGTTTTTCTTGTTGAGAATGTGCGTGGGATCTCATGAGGCCTGTTAGTCTTGTCTCCCCACTTGAATGGGAACTGCAGCACAAGCTTGTTTAGAGTGTCAAGGTCAAAATATTTCTTGGATATCAGCAGTGCCAAACAGCGTGCAAGTTCTACTGGCACTATGCCCTCAAAAATGTCGTGCATTACATCTGGAGGATATCCTGTGAGAACATTGAAGTGCTCAAGTGTTTTACTGATACTGCAATGACGTTTCA
Above is a window of Engraulis encrasicolus isolate BLACKSEA-1 unplaced genomic scaffold, IST_EnEncr_1.0 scaffold_216_np1212, whole genome shotgun sequence DNA encoding:
- the LOC134442702 gene encoding sterile alpha motif domain-containing protein 3-like → MAAPVMLRVILGENDSTRLTLPNGIPESVDDLIPHIKNQLELEGDIRLQFMDQEFGNEFNNLTSTSEIEDKSTIKVIHQPFIIIAGNHLDDSTPPSPHSSCPPPPFPSPYPSSSSLSTSPSIASCDTDILSSPEASSSRSSAWPLIFKVPRFPYDAELELEKANAALKDDGTLLDPGTKLKSSILNGLMEEIMKYKVYPSDTELGEIAEALVTTHPCLKEPGSKTGYEGWKTSLRWKIGNYRTRLRRLGHPEVAVNAQTNKRVGSSPASGVKKARKAEVNFCPALPSGETMDTQESKRVALLSEVDKRNNESHVTQLMDQTFSLRRQEVMQEPLIAEFKTRWPALFTVREVCAEFRRITTVNLESKFFFNLDAYSPNLMKAFSRKGGSVGQSLRRIMLPISQDSDINVRRECILKGLCTYFKEDPGKLLKEYM